The Acinetobacter sp. WCHA45 DNA window AGCTGCATATTGTAATGGAAGAAAGCTTTTCACTAAGCGTGAATAATACGGATCTTTTTCAAGTAGTTTAATATCTTCATCAGTTGGATTATTTGCATCTTTTCCAATCAATGTGTCAATTGCTGGAATAACGATGTGCAAAACAATTGGCCCGCCTAATGCAAAGATTTTTTTCAGTGGACGAGGTGCAAATTGATAACCTGCTAAAATGCCAATTCCAATTGCAGGTAAAGCTGGGCTAATTGCCCATAAATAACGTTTACGATCCAATTCAGTTTTCGATTTTGAAATGCTTACTGGCGTAAGTTCTTGCTCAACATTTACTGGTGCATTCATCATCTTATCCATGTCTTTGTATATATGTATATTTTGATGAATTATGAATTTCATGACAGTTGCAAGCGTCCAAAAAACCTATGTCAAAGTCTTTGGCATCATCACCCCTGTTTTTGTCCTAAAAACACATATTGAGTTATTACAGTAGCTCTCTATAATTTACAATCAATACATAATTTAAAAATCATATGGATGCTTTAAGTAAAATATTTGCTGATATACATTTAAATCACACCGAATATATCTACTTGAAAACTCAGGGAGAATGGAGTTTTATCTGTCAGGATCAAACAGCACTTATCGTATACATTGTTTTAGTTGGTTCAGTTTTCATTCAAATTGATTCACAAAATAGTTTAACTGCTCATGCTGGTGAAATTGTCCTAATTCCTTCTGGAACAGCACATACGGGTGCCGATAACTCCATCACAAAGCTTGTGAATGCAGTCGATATTTCAAAATTGTTTGATGGACATAAAGAAGATGCTATTGAATTCGGTACAGATTCGTCAGAGAAAAATCTTATTTTAAGTGTTCGTTGTCAGATTGACACCATCATGGCGCGCCCTTTTATTCAAGCGTTACCTTCAATCATTCATATTCAACACGGAGAAAATACAGCACCTGAATGGTTACAAATTGGTTTACACTTTTTAGCATTAGAGACACAAAATATTCAGGCTGGCAGAGATATTATTATTGATCATCTTGTAAATATTTTATTGATCAAATGTATCAGAGATCATATTCAACAGATCTCAAATCAACATGGATGGCTAAGCGCTTTAAATCATCCTGAGCTCAGCAATAGCCTTGCTGCAATTCATAACCATCCTGAAGATGCATGGACAGTTGAAACCCTTGCAGAACAATGCTGCATGTCGCGTTCAAAATTTGCAAGTTTATTTCATGAGGTGATCGGAGAATCTCCCTTGGCTTATCTACAACAACATCGTATGCGCTTAGCAAGCCAATATTTACGTAAAAGTAATTACTCCATTCATCTGATTGCAAATAAAGTGGGCTATTCTTCTGAAACAGCCTTTAGCCAAGCATTCAAACGAACTTTTGAAGTATCACCTAAGCAGTATCGACAGCAATTCATCGAAGCAGAAAATTAGAATATAAAAAAAGACACCGAGGTGTCTTTTTTATTTCTGTAAATTTTAACGGACAATACCGCGTGTAGACTTTTCGAGTGAATCAATAAACAATTGTGCTTCAGGCGTCTTCGTCAGTATGTCGCTACGAATCTGCTCAATCGCTTGCTCAGTGGTTAAACCAGCCTTATAAATCAGCTTATATGCTTCTCTTAAACCCTGAATCGTGTCTCGAGTCCAACCTTTGCGTCGCATGCCTTCAATATTCATACCATATGCATGTGCAGGATTACCAGATGCCATCACGTAAGCAGGAACGTCCTTAAGAATTAAAGCTGCTCCACCAATCATGCTATATGAATCAATACGACAGAACTGATGAATACCCGCATTACCGCCTACAATAACATGATTGCCGACATGGACATGACCTGCAACGCCTACATTATTGGCAAAAATATTGTGATCACCAATTACACAGTCATGCGCAATATGGGTATTCACCATGAATAAGTTATGACTGCCAATTTTTGTTATTGCGTTATCCTGAACCGTACCTCTATGCAAAGTACAATGTTCACGAATAAAGTTATTATCCCCAATCTCTAGCCATGTCTCTTCACCTTGGTACTTTAAATCTTGGCAAATTTCACCGACACTCGAAAACTGAAAAATATCATTATTTTTTCCAATTTTCGTAAAACCGCCAATTACCACATGTGAACGTAATTTAGTCCCAGCATCAATTGTTACATTCGGACCAACAATACAATAAGGTCCAATTTGTACATCAGATGCAATTTCTGCAGATGGGTCAATAATTGCGGTTGGGTGAATTAGTTTTTGACTACTCATGTCTGCTCAATTTTTTGGTGGGAAATCATGATTTCTGCTGTTGCAGCGACAATACCGTCGACACTAGCCTTACAATTGTACTTGTAAATGCCACGCTTTTGCATCACTAGTTCTGATTTTAAGACAAGCTGGTCACCAGCAACAACTTGTTTCTTAAATCTTACTTTTTCTGCGCCAGCAAATAAGAACAAAGATCCTTCTTTTGGCTTTTGATTTGTCAAAACAAAGCCTAATATTCCTGAGACCTGTGCAAGAGCTTCAATAATCAACACACCTGGCATAATCGGGTATGTCGGGAAATGCCCTTGCAAAAACTCTTCATTAATAGAGACATTTTTATAGCCGACAATACTATTCTCAGTTATTTCTGTAACTCTATCAACAAGTAAAAAAGGATAACGATGCGGTAAATATTCACGAATCGTAAGAATATCCATGGGTAATTCAGGCATTGTAAATGCTGGAGATGTAGACTCAGTCATAATAAATTATTTACGTAACTTAAAGGTTGATTCAAGGGACTCTAATTGAGCTTGCATATGATCAAGCCTTTTAGTGATTTGGGTCAATGGCACATCTGCTAATTGTCTAAGGCGTACAACAGTTCTTTTCCAGTGACTATTTTCAAATAGTCCAATTCCCGAAGAAAAGGTTCCCGCTTCAGAAATACTTTTTGTGACCATTGACATTCCAGTAAGCGTCACATTATTCGCAATATTTAAATGCCCTGCAACTGCACTGCCACCACCAATAATACAGTTTTTGCCAATTCGGACACTTCCAGCGATTGCCGTATTTGCAGCGATGGCTGTATGTTGATCAATTTGAACATTGTGAGCAATTTGCACAAGGTTATCAATAATGACGCCATCTGCTAAAATTGTGTCATCTAATGCGCCACGATCAATACTACAATTTGAACCAATACGGACATCATTTCCGATTCTTACCGAACCGAGTTGAGCAATACGGTGCCATTTTCCTTGATAAGGTGCAAAACCAAAACCTTCTGATCCAATCACCGTATTCGCATGAATACGAACCCGATCTTTTAACTTTGCACCGCCAGTAATCGTGACATGCGCATCAATGAAACAGTCGTTACCAATTTCAACATCATCATCAATAAAAGCATGTGCTTGGATAATTGTATTATGTCCAATAACACAATGCTCACCAATGACAGCATAGTGTCCTATATAAGCATTATCAGCCACGATCGCAGAAGGATGAATTTGAGCAGTACTTTCGATACCTCTTTGAGAAACTTTCTTCTCAAATAAATGTGTAAGAGTTGCAAAAGCGAGATAAGGATTTTCTACAACGATAAAATTTTGCTTCGATGATAATTGTTGTTTTAATGCAGTTGTCACAATATAAACACCTGCTTCGCTTGCTTCAGCTTGTGCTAAATATTTTTCACCATTTACAAAACAAATGTGATGATTTTGTGCCTGTTCCAAACTAGACAAATTAGAAATTTTAAAATCTTTATCACCAAAAAGCTCACCTTTTACAAGATGAGCTATTTCTTCTAAACGATAAATACGTCTATTCATTGATTATTTCAGTGCGTTAACCTTTTGGATCATTTTATCAGTTAAATCATACTGAGCGTCAGAGGCAATTGTTGAATTTTTATTCAAAATAAGATCTAAATTATTTTCTTTTCTTAATTGCTCAGCGACTTGCTTCACTTTTCCTTCAAATGCAGTGTTCATTGACTGTAATGTAGACTGTACTTTAGTCTGTAAACCCTGTTGAGTTGTATTGAACTCATTTAACTTAGCTTGATACTGCGCAGTCATTTTTTGAATATCTGCTTGATTCATCTTAGGACCATCAGTTTGCGCTTTTTGCTGCATAGTTTCCAATTCTTTACCTAATTGCTCTAATCGTGTCGATGTTGGTTTAACTGATTGGCCAAGAGCAGCATTTTGTTGTTTAAGATATGTGCTACTTTCAACTACGCGAGCTAGATCAACAACACCTATACCAGCAGCATTCGTCATAGCAGAAACCGTTAAACCTAAGCCTAACATCAACATCGTTAATTTTTTCATTATTTCGTCCTTTTATATTTTAAGAGCTTAAAGGCCGTACTTAGAAAGTACGACCAATTTCGAATTGAATAGATTTGGTATTATCACCACTCTTATCATTAAGTGGATAAGCATAACTTAATGATAATGGACCAATCATCGTAATCCATGTGAAACCTGCACCAACACTATAACGCATATTGCCAAAATCGAACTTGTAGTTATCATTACAATATTGTTTGATATCAACAGTACTAGCACCTACTAATATATTACCTTTTGGTACATTACATTGCGTATCGAATACCTGAGCACCCTCGGCAAAAAGTACAGGTCGAACTTGACGTGTCCAATCTCCTTTGAATGGTAAAGGAAGCGCCAATTCTGTTCCAAATTGAACTAGTGCGTTACCACCCACTTCCTCTTTTGATAAGTCATCTTTACCCATTTCCTGGAAAATAACACTTGGATATTTAGGACCTAATGAACTGTTATCATAGCCACGGACTGATCCATAACCACCCGCATAGAAGTTTTTATAGAATGGTAGGTCATTACCATAACCTAATTTACCATAACCTCTAAGCACAAAACCCATAGGTAATGATTTGAATGCCTGAGCATCATAAGTCATTTTTTGATAGTCAACATCACTACCTGGAAGGCCTACTTCTAGACCAACACGGTGCGACATACCTGACGTCGGGAAAAGTGGTCTGTTCAAGGTGTTATAAGACCAACCTAAATTCAAAGTATAAGTTAGGAAACTACCCTCGAAAGCACTATTATAAGTAATCTCACCACCTGGTTTACATTTACCTGTATAGTTACCATCTAAATCTTTATCTAATTGGTCTTCAGGACAATAAGTGCTCTGTGCAGTTGCTTTACCACCATTCGCCAATAAATAATCACGAATATAAGTAGATACACTTGGACCTGTTCTTACTTTAGTTTGATCGATACCTAAAGACGCACTAATACTCTGATTTTCATCAATTGGGTATCCGAAACTTAAACTACCACCGACACTATCAGTAACATAGTTATTAACATTATAGTTCTCACTTAACTTCGTTTTTCGATAATAAACGTTATAACCACGACTCACGCCATCAATAGTAAAATATGGGTCCGTCACACTTAAGTTATAATAGTCTTGTGTTTCAGAACGAGATAAATCAATCGCAACACGGTTTCCAGTACCCATAAAGTTGGTTTGGCTTAAACCTGCTTGGAAAGTAATACCACCATTTTGAGAATAACCAACCGCAAGTGTCGTTGTACCAGAGTGTTGCTCTTCGACATTAATATTTAAATCAACTTGGTCTGGTGAATTAGGTACACGAACAGGTTTTACATCAACAGTTTTAAAGAAACCTGTACGTTCCAGACGCACTTTGGATAAGTCAATTTTTTCATTACTTGCTAAAGCACCTTCCATTTGGCGCATTTCACGACGTAATACTTCATCAGCTGTTTTACTATTTCCAGTAAAGTTAATACGACGAACAGTGACTTGCTGACCAGGGTTAATATAATAATTGAGATTCACAATCCCTGTTTGATTATTAATTTCAGGTACAACATTCACTTCTGCATAGTAATAACCTGCATTACCATATTTGCGAAGTAGCAACTGCTTAACGGCATTTACTTTTTCTTGTGAATAAGTTTCACCATCTTTATATAATTTTAGTGCTTTTAATTCTTCAGGTTTATAGAGTGCATCGCCTAAGAATTTGGTTTCACCAAACTTAAATTGACTACCTTCATCAACTGAAACCTCAATAAAGATGTGCTTTTTATCTTCGCTAATGTTGAGTTGTGAATTGATAATATTAAAGTTGATATAACCTTTATTCAGATATAGAGCTCGTAACGCTTCTAAACTTGCTGCCATTTTTTCACGTGCATAGCGATCATTACGTGTAACAATAGAAGCCCAACCGCTTTCTTTAACTGCAAAAGCTTGCTTAATATCACTATCACTAAATACAGTATTACCAATGATATTAATATCAAATACTTTTGCAGCAGTACCTTCATTAAAATTAAGCTTGAGCTCAACACGGTTATTTGGTCTAGCAACAGTATCAATCGTTACATCTGCATCATAACGACCTTGCTGAGTATATTGTTGTTCAAGCTCAGTCTCAATAATCTGTAATGCAGATTTCTTGAACACTTCGCCTTCAGCAATACCCATCTTTTTTAAGCCCTGTTCTAAGGCTTCTTTAGGGATAAGTTTATTGCCTTTGAATTCCAATTTTGAAATGATTGGACGCTCTACAACTTTAAACACTAATACGTCTTTTTCTTTATAAGCTTTAATGTCATCAAATAAACCTGAAGCATATAAACTACGGATCGCCTCAGCAATCATTGGATCACTTACTCTATCGCCACTATTTATTGGTAACATAGAATAGATACTTGCAGGTGTTAAACGCACGAGGCCATCAATTCGTATATCTTGTGCAAGAAACTCATCTGCTGCGTATGCTTGTTGTACCACTGCCATCGCACTAACCAGTGCCAAAGGCATTAATAAATGTGTGTGACGCATGCCCATATATTTTCCAGTAAGTTAAATTCCGTTTGCGTTTTTTATAAACGCATGAAGTCGTTAAATAAAGCCAAAAGCATCATGCTACCGAGCAGTACCATACCAACTTTTAGACCAAACATCTGTATTTGTTCAGAAACAGGTTTACCACGTATTGCTTCAATAAAGTAATAAACTAAATGACCGCCATCAAGCATCGGAATTGGTAATAAATTTAAAATTCTAGGACTTACGCATTGACGGATTCAAAAAAGTACTAAAATACTTTATAAAGTATCTGTGATCAGACGAATTAAACATGCTTCTACAGCAACTTGTACTCTACCCATTTATATGGGCTTTCTCATGACAGAACCGAACTCTATTAGCTGCACACAACTTGCCGAGACTTATAATATCTCGCATGATAGTGTAAATCGCTTTCTAGAGCGTGAAGATTACACACCTCACGACCTATATCAAGAATCAATTCAACATATTGATAATAACAAACTTATAGTCAGTATTGATGATACTGTTTTAGATAAACCATATAGTCAACATATGGACTTAGTTAGCTATTTTTGGTCAGGCAAACACCACCGATCCGTCAAGGGTATTAATCTGATTACCTTGTATGCGACAGATCAAAATGGTCAAAATATTCCAATTAATTTCCGAATTTATGACAAATCTGAAAGTAAAACCAAGAATGATTACTTTATGGATATGTTAAGTGAAGTACTCAGTTGGGGTGCAAAGATTCAATTTATTACAGGTGATAGTTGGTATTCATCGACTGGAAATCTAAAAACCATAAGAAAATATGGTATTCGATTTATGTTTGGTATCGACTGTAACCGTAAGGTTTCCCCAGAAAAAGGACAATGGTTTCAACTGCGTTTATTGCCAGATTTCCATCAGGGTCAAGTAGTCTGGCTCAAAGATTTTGGCTTTGTACAATTATTTAAGACTCAGTTAAAAGAACAGCAGAGGTTTTATATTGTGCATCAAGATGAAGATGATTTATTGTCCTTTGAGGGATTTCATGAATTACATTCAAGTCATTGGAAAATAGAGCAATATCACCGGGTGATTAAACAGGTTTGTCATATTGAAAAGTTTCAAGTAAGACGATCTAAACTGATTTTGAATCATATTTTTTCAGCCTTGATGGCCTACGTTGAGATACAAAAGAACCATTTTGAGCGGATCTTTGAAAATATATATCGTTGGCAGAAGAAATTATTTAGACCAATGATCAAAAACTTCATTGATGACTTTATTCTCGATAAAAATCATCTGCTACCACAGAGAATCTATAAATAATAGTGCGTAAGTCCTAAATTCCTAAACTAACACTCATCAATGCCATAAAAGAAATAAAGGTTTGCCACCCCATTTCAGCACTCTGTCCTGCAACTTTAGCAATCGTAATAGGACCTGATAAGTTATCCAATCCAATCAGTCCACGTACCATTTTAGTAATCGAACTAAAAATCATACCTGACAATTGTGTTGTTTTTTCAACAGCAACCCCGAAAGCTTCTACAGGTGAATACTGAATGGTTTGTTTATATTCATTCGGAATTGTGATTTTACCTGCATCACTTTTTACTCCAAGAACACCACTCATATTACCCATATTGTCACGTTGGCCTTGAGGCATCACTTGTAAATGAACCAGTTTGCCTTGACGTAGCACATCAATATTTAAGAGTTTTTCAGGTGAATTTTGTACAACATCAACGACATCAAACCAATCTTTCATTGCAACGTTATTAATCGCAACAATTTTATCTCCGACTTTCATACCTTGACGTATTGCAGCGCCATCAGTACTCAGTTCTTTTACGATTGCTGGAATCACAGGACGATAAGGTAAAAACCCTAACTCATCCAAAGGCGATTGGCTCTGATCTTTTAGAAAATCTTTAATCGGTAAGCTAAACTGTTTTTCAGTTCCAGTACGCTCAACAACAATTGAAACCTGACCTGTCTCTCCAACACGATTGACTAAAGCATAGTTTAATTTTTCCCATGTTGTTGTCGTTTGACCATCAACCATGACTACTTTATCGCCAACATGTAAATTGACTTGAGCAGCAGGTGTATTTGGTACAATCTTACCAATACGTGTATTTAATTGTTCCTGAGCTGGTAAAAACAAAATCCAAAACAATAAAACAGCAAAAATAAGATTAATCAGCGGTCCAGCAGCAACAATTGCAATACGTTTCCAAGGTGACTGACGATTAAACGCATAAGGTAAATCTTGCTCAGCAACATTACCTTCACGCTCATCTAACATTTTGACATAACCACCAAGCGGCAATGCAGAAAGCTGGTATTGTATACCTGATTTTTTCGATTGCCATTTAAGCAAAGTGGGTCCAAAGCCAATAGAATAGACTAAAACTTTAACACCTAATTTACGTGCGACCCAATAATGACCAAACTCATGAATCGCGATCAGTGGGCCTAATAATAAAATCGCCGCAACAATCATAAATAGTGCGCTCATACGATTTAACCCCCTATACCCACGATGTACTTCTCTGCATTACCTCTTGCGATCATATCAGTCTGCAAAATGATGTCTATGCTTTCTGCTTTAGCATTTTGTACAGCTTGTAAAGTATGCTCGACCACTTGCGTAATTTCAGTGAATCGAATCTGCCGATTTAAAAATGCAGCGACCGCGATTTCATTGGCAGCATTCAAAATTGTAGGCGCCAACCCACCCTCACGCATTGCTTGACGAGCTAAATCTAAAGCTGGAAACTTAATATTATCAGGTGCCTGAAAATTTAATTGAGCTGTTTCAAACAGATTTAAAGCAGGAACATCCGTCTTTAATCGTTGCGGCCAAGCCAACGCATGTGCAATTGGAGTACACATGTCAGGATTTCCCATTTGTGCCAAAGTTGAACCATCCACATATTGCACCATGGAATGAATAATACTCTGTGGATGAACAACAACTGTAACAAAATGTTCTGATATTGAAAACAAATGACACGCTTCGATCAATTCCAAACCTTTATTCATTAAAGTCGCTGAATCTACCGAAATTTTTTGCCCCATCGACCAATTTGGATGCTTACAAGCCTGTTGAGGCGTTACATCATGTAATTGTTCTAAAGAATGATTAAGAAATGGACCACCAGAAGCTGTTAATAAAACCTGAGACACTCCAAGTTGTGGCTCACCTGTTCTCTCAATCTGTAAATAATTGTGTGGTAATGACTGAAAGATCGCATTATGCTCTGAATCGACAGGAAGCAATAAAGCATTATGATCACGTGCTGCCTGCATCATGATGTCACCTGACATCACTAAGGCTTCTTTGTTTGCAAGTAACACTCGTTTTCCTGCTTTGACTGCGGCAAGTGTTGGTAATAAACCAGCAGCACCGACAATTGCAGCCATCACAATATCAACTTCATCGTGTTCAGCAATTGCTATCAAACCCGCTTCATCTGTTAAAATTTCAATATTTTTTAGGTTTTCTTGATTTAAACGTTGCTCTAGTTCTAAAGCTTTTATTTTCGGAACAACCACTATTTTAGGGCTGTATTTTTTACATATTTCTACCAGTTCATCTAAACGACTATATGCAGAAACCGCATAAACAGAGTATTGGTCTGGGTGTCGTGCCAATACTTTTAAGGTACTTTGCCCAATAGAGCCCGTCACACCCAATATACAAACAGCCTGTGTCATTTATAGATCTACACCAATAAGTTTTACCAATACATACATACCAGTTGCAAAAATAGGCGATGCCGCAAGAAGTGAATCAATTCGATCTAATACTCCACCATGCCCAGGAAGTACACGACCTGAGTCTTTAATGCCTGCACGACGTTTGATCATTGACTCAAACAAGTCACCTAATACTGATGCAAAAACGGTAATAATAGAAAGAATCAGGAATAAGATAAGCTGTATTACAGTTAAGTCTAAATAGAAATGTTGTACAACCAACATAATCACAACTGTTGTTGCAATACCACCATACAATCCCTCAACCGATTTATTTGGGCTTACTGAAGGAGCAAGTTTTCTTTTACCCAATTTACGACCAACAAAATATGCACCACTATCTGCCCCCCAAACCAACAAGAACAAATACATCAGCCACCAAGGTGAGCTATGCCAAACCGCATAAAGCGCAGTCACTGCTGCAGAAATTAGAATAAAACCAATTGCATATAATGATACATTGTACCAATTATCTGATTCTGGAAAGTTTTTAACCCAGTAAATACTACCTAGCCACGTAAGAATAGATGCTGCCCATAACAACAATGCAACATCATCAAAAAATAATGCGAGTGTTGAAACCGATGCTACACATATACCATATATCCAAGCCTTAGGTTTTGAAACAATAGCTTCTTTATGAGGCATAAGCTTAAACCACTCATAGCCTGCAACCCCAGCTGCTAAAATCATAAGCACAAACATTGGATAATGTGATTGCGTCGCAAACATGCAACTTAAAACAACAGCAACTAACACCAATGCGGTAATAATCCGCTCTAACATTATTAATTCTCTATTTTCGCTTGTTGAATTTGTTCAGATGTTTTACCAAAACGTCTTTCTCGCCCTGAAAATACATCAAAAGCGTGGTCTAATTCTTTTACTGTAAACTCAGGCCATAATGTATCTGTAAAATACAATTCAGCATATGCCGCTTGCCAAAGTAAGAAGTTAGATAAACGATAATCTCCACCTGTACGTATTAATAAATCTACGGCAGGTAAGTCATTTAGACTGACATATTTATCAAATAAATCAACATTTATATGATTTGTTTGAACTTTTCCAGCAAGAACATCTTGAGCGATACACTTGGCTGCATGCGCCATATCCCACATTCCGCCATAACTGATTGCAATCGTTAAAGTCATAGAATTGAAAGATGCCGTTTTTTGTTCTGCATATAACATTAAATCTTTTAATTCATTTGATAATTTAGAACGATCACCAATGAAACGTAATGCTATATTGAATTTTTCCATTCGAGGTAGTTGTTCATGAATTGTGTCTTCTAACAATTTCATTAACAAATCAACTTCGAACTGAGGTCTATTCCAATTTTCACTTGAAAATGCAAAAACAGTTAAAGCTTGAACACCCACTCTTTTACAATGTTCAACGATCGGATCAAGGACATTCTTACCTTCTCGATGCCCATCACCTTTTTGCAATTTATTTTTTTTTGCAAAACGATTGTTGCCATCCATAATGATGGCAACATGTTTTGGAAGAAGCGGTTCTTCTTGTAAGGTCATAAAAATTAGACCTTCATTAATTCTGCTTCTTTTGCAGCTAGACGTTTATCTACTTCTGCAACATATTTATCTGTGATCTTTTGAATATCTTCACCAGCACGGCGTTCATCATCTTCAGAAATTTCTTTTTCTTTCAATAATGCTTTGATATCACCTAAAACATCACGACGAATGTTTCGAATAGCAACTTTTGCATTTTCAGCTTCATTACGAGCAACTTTTTGCATGTCACGACGAGTTTCTTCAGTCAACGCAGGTAAAGGTACACGAATTGAATCAGCTGTAATTGGGTTTAAACCCAAATCACTTTCACGAATTGCTTTATCAATTGCAGAAACCATTGTACGCTCAAATGGCTGAACAATAAGCGTACGAGAATCTTCAACACCTACGTTAGCAACTTGATTCAAAGGAACGT harbors:
- the lpxD gene encoding UDP-3-O-(3-hydroxymyristoyl)glucosamine N-acyltransferase, whose protein sequence is MNRRIYRLEEIAHLVKGELFGDKDFKISNLSSLEQAQNHHICFVNGEKYLAQAEASEAGVYIVTTALKQQLSSKQNFIVVENPYLAFATLTHLFEKKVSQRGIESTAQIHPSAIVADNAYIGHYAVIGEHCVIGHNTIIQAHAFIDDDVEIGNDCFIDAHVTITGGAKLKDRVRIHANTVIGSEGFGFAPYQGKWHRIAQLGSVRIGNDVRIGSNCSIDRGALDDTILADGVIIDNLVQIAHNVQIDQHTAIAANTAIAGSVRIGKNCIIGGGSAVAGHLNIANNVTLTGMSMVTKSISEAGTFSSGIGLFENSHWKRTVVRLRQLADVPLTQITKRLDHMQAQLESLESTFKLRK
- the ispC gene encoding 1-deoxy-D-xylulose-5-phosphate reductoisomerase, with the protein product MTQAVCILGVTGSIGQSTLKVLARHPDQYSVYAVSAYSRLDELVEICKKYSPKIVVVPKIKALELEQRLNQENLKNIEILTDEAGLIAIAEHDEVDIVMAAIVGAAGLLPTLAAVKAGKRVLLANKEALVMSGDIMMQAARDHNALLLPVDSEHNAIFQSLPHNYLQIERTGEPQLGVSQVLLTASGGPFLNHSLEQLHDVTPQQACKHPNWSMGQKISVDSATLMNKGLELIEACHLFSISEHFVTVVVHPQSIIHSMVQYVDGSTLAQMGNPDMCTPIAHALAWPQRLKTDVPALNLFETAQLNFQAPDNIKFPALDLARQAMREGGLAPTILNAANEIAVAAFLNRQIRFTEITQVVEHTLQAVQNAKAESIDIILQTDMIARGNAEKYIVGIGG
- the bamA gene encoding outer membrane protein assembly factor BamA; this encodes MGMRHTHLLMPLALVSAMAVVQQAYAADEFLAQDIRIDGLVRLTPASIYSMLPINSGDRVSDPMIAEAIRSLYASGLFDDIKAYKEKDVLVFKVVERPIISKLEFKGNKLIPKEALEQGLKKMGIAEGEVFKKSALQIIETELEQQYTQQGRYDADVTIDTVARPNNRVELKLNFNEGTAAKVFDINIIGNTVFSDSDIKQAFAVKESGWASIVTRNDRYAREKMAASLEALRALYLNKGYINFNIINSQLNISEDKKHIFIEVSVDEGSQFKFGETKFLGDALYKPEELKALKLYKDGETYSQEKVNAVKQLLLRKYGNAGYYYAEVNVVPEINNQTGIVNLNYYINPGQQVTVRRINFTGNSKTADEVLRREMRQMEGALASNEKIDLSKVRLERTGFFKTVDVKPVRVPNSPDQVDLNINVEEQHSGTTTLAVGYSQNGGITFQAGLSQTNFMGTGNRVAIDLSRSETQDYYNLSVTDPYFTIDGVSRGYNVYYRKTKLSENYNVNNYVTDSVGGSLSFGYPIDENQSISASLGIDQTKVRTGPSVSTYIRDYLLANGGKATAQSTYCPEDQLDKDLDGNYTGKCKPGGEITYNSAFEGSFLTYTLNLGWSYNTLNRPLFPTSGMSHRVGLEVGLPGSDVDYQKMTYDAQAFKSLPMGFVLRGYGKLGYGNDLPFYKNFYAGGYGSVRGYDNSSLGPKYPSVIFQEMGKDDLSKEEVGGNALVQFGTELALPLPFKGDWTRQVRPVLFAEGAQVFDTQCNVPKGNILVGASTVDIKQYCNDNYKFDFGNMRYSVGAGFTWITMIGPLSLSYAYPLNDKSGDNTKSIQFEIGRTF
- a CDS encoding transposase, coding for MIRRIKHASTATCTLPIYMGFLMTEPNSISCTQLAETYNISHDSVNRFLEREDYTPHDLYQESIQHIDNNKLIVSIDDTVLDKPYSQHMDLVSYFWSGKHHRSVKGINLITLYATDQNGQNIPINFRIYDKSESKTKNDYFMDMLSEVLSWGAKIQFITGDSWYSSTGNLKTIRKYGIRFMFGIDCNRKVSPEKGQWFQLRLLPDFHQGQVVWLKDFGFVQLFKTQLKEQQRFYIVHQDEDDLLSFEGFHELHSSHWKIEQYHRVIKQVCHIEKFQVRRSKLILNHIFSALMAYVEIQKNHFERIFENIYRWQKKLFRPMIKNFIDDFILDKNHLLPQRIYK
- a CDS encoding OmpH family outer membrane protein, with protein sequence MKKLTMLMLGLGLTVSAMTNAAGIGVVDLARVVESSTYLKQQNAALGQSVKPTSTRLEQLGKELETMQQKAQTDGPKMNQADIQKMTAQYQAKLNEFNTTQQGLQTKVQSTLQSMNTAFEGKVKQVAEQLRKENNLDLILNKNSTIASDAQYDLTDKMIQKVNALK
- the lpxA gene encoding acyl-ACP--UDP-N-acetylglucosamine O-acyltransferase — translated: MSSQKLIHPTAIIDPSAEIASDVQIGPYCIVGPNVTIDAGTKLRSHVVIGGFTKIGKNNDIFQFSSVGEICQDLKYQGEETWLEIGDNNFIREHCTLHRGTVQDNAITKIGSHNLFMVNTHIAHDCVIGDHNIFANNVGVAGHVHVGNHVIVGGNAGIHQFCRIDSYSMIGGAALILKDVPAYVMASGNPAHAYGMNIEGMRRKGWTRDTIQGLREAYKLIYKAGLTTEQAIEQIRSDILTKTPEAQLFIDSLEKSTRGIVR
- a CDS encoding AraC family transcriptional regulator; translated protein: MDALSKIFADIHLNHTEYIYLKTQGEWSFICQDQTALIVYIVLVGSVFIQIDSQNSLTAHAGEIVLIPSGTAHTGADNSITKLVNAVDISKLFDGHKEDAIEFGTDSSEKNLILSVRCQIDTIMARPFIQALPSIIHIQHGENTAPEWLQIGLHFLALETQNIQAGRDIIIDHLVNILLIKCIRDHIQQISNQHGWLSALNHPELSNSLAAIHNHPEDAWTVETLAEQCCMSRSKFASLFHEVIGESPLAYLQQHRMRLASQYLRKSNYSIHLIANKVGYSSETAFSQAFKRTFEVSPKQYRQQFIEAEN
- the fabZ gene encoding 3-hydroxyacyl-ACP dehydratase FabZ; its protein translation is MTESTSPAFTMPELPMDILTIREYLPHRYPFLLVDRVTEITENSIVGYKNVSINEEFLQGHFPTYPIMPGVLIIEALAQVSGILGFVLTNQKPKEGSLFLFAGAEKVRFKKQVVAGDQLVLKSELVMQKRGIYKYNCKASVDGIVAATAEIMISHQKIEQT